In the genome of Olsenella profusa DSM 13989, one region contains:
- a CDS encoding DeoR/GlpR family DNA-binding transcription regulator, whose protein sequence is MDMNERRERIVELVNQEGSVAFSQLKRAFPDVSDMTLRTDLKALDQQRSIIRVHGGVRSVGYAIGTDDLLANRSSRSVAQKGEIARQAIELIRPNTTIFVDSGSTTTAMAAALSDMRLLVFTNSLTVAIELARLNQVVTYLIGGQLNRASMSISGARATNSLRMLAFDQLFLGVTAYERRGGFSCGLDDEAVFKATCMKCASETIVLMDSSKEGKRTTFPICGLAEVDRIVSDGGLSQELLDDCASAGVEVVQASARP, encoded by the coding sequence ATGGATATGAACGAGCGTCGCGAACGTATCGTCGAGCTGGTCAACCAGGAGGGGAGCGTTGCCTTCTCGCAGTTGAAGAGGGCTTTCCCCGACGTGAGCGACATGACCCTGCGAACCGACCTCAAGGCGCTCGACCAGCAGCGCAGCATCATTCGCGTGCACGGCGGGGTCCGTTCGGTGGGCTATGCCATCGGAACGGACGACCTGTTGGCAAACCGCAGCTCTCGCAGCGTGGCGCAGAAGGGCGAGATCGCACGCCAGGCGATCGAGCTCATACGTCCCAACACGACGATATTCGTCGATTCGGGCAGCACCACCACGGCCATGGCGGCGGCCCTGTCCGACATGCGCCTGCTCGTCTTCACCAACTCGCTGACGGTCGCGATCGAACTCGCCCGTCTCAATCAGGTCGTGACCTACCTGATCGGCGGGCAGCTCAATCGTGCCTCGATGAGCATCTCGGGGGCGCGAGCAACCAATAGCCTGCGCATGCTTGCGTTTGACCAGCTCTTTCTGGGCGTCACGGCCTATGAGCGCAGGGGTGGCTTCTCCTGTGGGCTCGATGACGAGGCGGTCTTCAAGGCCACCTGCATGAAGTGTGCCAGCGAGACCATCGTCCTCATGGATTCGAGCAAGGAGGGCAAGCGCACCACCTTCCCCATCTGTGGGCTGGCGGAAGTTGACAGGATCGTCTCCGATGGCGGGCTCTCCCAAGAGCTGCTTGACGACTGCGCGAGCGCGGGCGTGGAGGTCGTCCAGGCCTCGGCGCGCCCCTGA
- a CDS encoding PTS mannitol transporter subunit IICBA, whose protein sequence is MANAREGVSKFGKFLSGMVMPNIGAFIAWGFLTALFIETGWIPNAQLATIVSPMLKYLIPVLIAGQGGYAIAGRRGRVIGAIAVFGAIMGTDYTMLMGAMLMGPLAGWIIRRWDAWAATWKPAGLEMLVDNFSLGLIGLALAVAGFYAIGPFMGVILVMLQAGVQVLVTYGLMPLLAIFIEPAKVLFLNNAIGNGIFVPIGTEQVKTAGQSIMFMLESNPGPGVGMLLAYAILCRDTTTKQSAPGAIIIQFLGGIHEIYFPYVLMNPKVIIGPIAGNLVAILFSTIFGLGLVGPASPGSIIAFASMAPKSQVLLIILDVALAAVVSFFVSAPFVRSSTASISDDGSDTARDAGATEVVVDPTARAMSSISKIVFACDAGMGSSAMGATRFLRRINAIRPDIKVEHASVDDIPTDADVIVCQKMLAERARTSAPVTAQFVVIGNFLNDPALDALQTQLTTNYQMQHAAVAATNAASAAIERSSETDAWTITADDIVLGNASTDRESAIRACGKLLVDRGYVSEDYVDAMVERDHEVSVYIGNGIAIPHGTNEAKRHVQRTGVVALQYPDGIDFDGERAYVLFGIAGKGDEHLQVLAKIADALSDEAQADKLRQIASTDEFLRVLG, encoded by the coding sequence ATGGCAAACGCACGGGAAGGGGTGTCGAAGTTTGGCAAGTTCCTATCGGGGATGGTCATGCCAAACATCGGCGCCTTCATTGCATGGGGCTTTCTGACGGCCCTCTTCATCGAGACGGGATGGATTCCCAACGCCCAGCTGGCAACCATCGTCTCGCCCATGCTCAAGTACCTCATCCCGGTGCTCATCGCCGGGCAGGGTGGCTACGCCATCGCCGGCAGGCGCGGTAGGGTCATCGGGGCCATCGCCGTCTTTGGCGCCATCATGGGCACCGACTACACCATGCTCATGGGCGCCATGCTCATGGGGCCGCTTGCCGGCTGGATCATCAGGAGGTGGGACGCCTGGGCAGCCACCTGGAAGCCCGCGGGCCTCGAGATGCTCGTGGACAACTTCTCGCTTGGCCTCATCGGACTGGCACTCGCCGTCGCCGGCTTCTACGCCATCGGGCCCTTCATGGGCGTCATCCTCGTCATGCTGCAGGCGGGCGTCCAGGTGCTCGTGACCTATGGCCTCATGCCGCTCCTGGCGATCTTCATCGAGCCCGCCAAGGTGCTCTTCCTCAACAACGCCATCGGCAACGGCATCTTCGTCCCCATCGGCACCGAGCAGGTCAAGACGGCCGGCCAGTCCATCATGTTCATGCTCGAGTCAAACCCCGGTCCCGGCGTGGGCATGCTCCTCGCCTATGCCATCCTCTGCCGTGACACGACCACCAAGCAGTCCGCCCCCGGCGCCATCATCATCCAGTTCCTGGGCGGCATCCATGAGATCTACTTCCCCTACGTGCTCATGAACCCCAAGGTCATCATCGGCCCCATCGCCGGCAACCTCGTTGCCATCCTGTTCTCCACCATCTTTGGCCTGGGCCTCGTGGGGCCGGCATCGCCTGGCTCCATCATCGCCTTCGCCTCCATGGCACCCAAGAGCCAGGTGCTGCTCATCATCCTCGACGTCGCCCTGGCCGCGGTCGTGTCGTTCTTCGTGTCCGCCCCCTTCGTCCGCTCGTCCACTGCGAGCATCAGCGATGACGGCAGCGACACCGCGCGGGACGCTGGGGCCACCGAGGTCGTCGTCGATCCCACCGCACGCGCCATGAGCTCCATCTCCAAGATCGTCTTCGCCTGCGATGCGGGCATGGGGTCCTCCGCGATGGGTGCGACGCGCTTCCTCAGGCGCATCAACGCCATCCGTCCCGACATCAAGGTCGAGCATGCCTCCGTGGACGATATTCCCACGGACGCGGACGTCATCGTGTGCCAGAAGATGCTCGCCGAGCGCGCCCGCACGAGCGCCCCTGTGACCGCCCAGTTCGTGGTCATCGGCAACTTCCTCAACGACCCCGCGCTCGACGCCCTGCAGACACAGCTCACCACCAACTACCAGATGCAGCATGCCGCCGTGGCCGCCACGAACGCCGCCTCCGCTGCCATCGAACGCTCCTCGGAGACCGACGCCTGGACGATCACCGCAGACGACATCGTCCTCGGCAACGCCTCCACCGATCGCGAGAGCGCCATCCGCGCCTGCGGGAAGCTCCTCGTGGACCGTGGCTACGTCAGCGAGGACTACGTCGACGCCATGGTCGAGCGCGACCATGAGGTCAGCGTCTACATTGGCAACGGCATCGCCATCCCCCACGGCACCAACGAGGCGAAGAGGCACGTGCAAAGGACGGGCGTGGTCGCCCTGCAGTATCCCGACGGCATCGACTTCGATGGCGAGAGGGCCTACGTCCTCTTTGGCATCGCCGGCAAGGGGGACGAGCACCTGCAGGTGCTCGCAAAGATAGCCGACGCCCTCTCCGACGAGGCGCAGGCCGACAAGCTCCGCCAGATCGCAAGCACAGACGAGTTCCTCAGGGTGCTCGGATAG
- the yfcE gene encoding phosphodiesterase, whose protein sequence is MRLLIASDIHGAADWCARLMSAIERESPDRVVLLGDLLYHGPRNELPADYAPKRVIEMLSPIADQVIAVRGNCDAEVDQMVLGFSLMSESTALYDPDADCTLFLTHGHVWGPGIHNSVDRMPPLPAGSTIVYGHTHKKVHAKSEAHPGIWCFNPGSVGIPKDGTHSYGVYEEGTFLFRALDSA, encoded by the coding sequence ATGAGACTGCTCATCGCATCGGACATCCATGGCGCGGCAGACTGGTGTGCCAGGCTCATGAGCGCCATCGAGCGTGAGAGCCCGGATCGCGTGGTGCTGCTCGGCGACCTCCTCTACCACGGTCCGCGCAACGAGCTGCCGGCGGACTATGCGCCCAAGCGCGTGATCGAGATGCTGAGCCCCATTGCCGACCAGGTGATCGCCGTGCGGGGCAACTGTGATGCCGAGGTGGACCAGATGGTGCTGGGCTTCTCCCTCATGTCCGAGAGCACGGCCCTCTATGATCCGGACGCAGACTGCACGCTCTTCCTGACCCATGGGCACGTATGGGGGCCGGGCATCCACAACTCCGTCGACCGCATGCCACCCCTGCCTGCGGGCAGCACCATCGTATACGGCCATACGCACAAGAAGGTGCATGCGAAAAGCGAGGCGCACCCAGGCATCTGGTGCTTCAACCCCGGCTCCGTGGGCATCCCCAAGGATGGCACGCACAGCTATGGCGTGTACGAGGAGGGCACATTCCTCTTCCGTGCCCTTGACAGTGCCTAG
- a CDS encoding zinc-binding dehydrogenase, whose translation MRAKAARLHGANDIRIDEFELPEIRDDEMLVKVVSDSICMSTYKMAILGTEHKRVHADVADHPAITGHEFAGDIVKVGAKYADRYRPGQKFTIQPAINYKGSMDSPGYSYEFCGGDATYCIIPQEVFATDCFLVYEGEAYYQASLAEPMSCSIGAFHAAYHTKMGVYTHGMGIVEGGSLAIMAGAGPMGLGALTYALHCDRRPGLVTVTDIDQERLDRAAALFPPADVKEREGIDLHFVNTGVVGDPVRTLRDLTGGKGYDDVLCYAPVRQVVNQSSLILGRDGCLNFFAGPTDRRFSAEINFYEVHYGSQHVMGTTGGNTADEIESLELTAAGRLDPAVMVTHIGGLDAAPQTTLDLPKIPGGKKLIYTHMDMPLVALDDLRGKAGEDGRYGRLADLVEAHNGLWNPEAERFLLENWAQD comes from the coding sequence ATGAGGGCAAAGGCGGCACGGCTTCACGGGGCCAACGACATCCGGATAGATGAGTTCGAGCTCCCCGAGATCAGGGACGATGAGATGCTCGTCAAGGTGGTCTCCGACTCCATCTGCATGTCCACCTACAAGATGGCCATCCTCGGCACCGAGCACAAGCGTGTCCATGCGGATGTGGCGGATCACCCCGCCATCACCGGTCACGAGTTTGCCGGTGACATCGTCAAGGTGGGGGCCAAGTATGCGGACAGGTACCGGCCCGGCCAGAAGTTCACGATCCAGCCCGCCATCAACTACAAGGGTTCCATGGACTCGCCCGGCTACTCCTACGAGTTCTGCGGCGGCGATGCCACCTACTGCATCATCCCCCAGGAGGTCTTTGCCACGGACTGCTTCCTCGTCTACGAGGGGGAGGCCTACTACCAGGCGTCGCTGGCCGAGCCCATGAGCTGCTCGATCGGCGCCTTCCATGCGGCCTACCACACCAAGATGGGTGTCTACACCCATGGCATGGGCATCGTCGAGGGGGGCAGCCTTGCCATCATGGCCGGGGCCGGCCCCATGGGCCTCGGGGCGCTCACCTATGCCCTTCACTGCGACCGCAGGCCCGGCCTCGTCACCGTGACCGACATCGACCAGGAGCGTCTCGACCGTGCGGCGGCGCTCTTCCCGCCTGCCGACGTCAAGGAGCGGGAGGGCATCGACCTGCACTTTGTGAACACGGGTGTCGTCGGGGATCCCGTCAGGACCCTGCGTGACCTCACGGGTGGCAAGGGGTACGATGACGTGCTCTGCTACGCCCCCGTCAGGCAGGTCGTCAACCAGTCGAGCCTCATCCTGGGCCGCGACGGCTGCCTCAACTTCTTTGCCGGGCCCACCGACAGGCGGTTCTCTGCCGAGATAAACTTCTACGAGGTTCACTATGGCTCCCAGCATGTCATGGGAACCACGGGTGGCAACACCGCGGACGAGATCGAGTCCCTTGAGCTCACGGCGGCGGGGCGCCTCGATCCCGCCGTCATGGTCACCCACATCGGCGGCCTGGACGCGGCGCCTCAGACCACGCTCGACCTTCCCAAGATCCCCGGTGGCAAGAAGCTCATCTACACCCATATGGACATGCCCCTCGTTGCCCTGGACGACCTGCGCGGCAAGGCTGGCGAGGATGGGCGCTACGGAAGGCTCGCCGACCTCGTCGAGGCGCACAATGGTCTGTGGAATCCCGAGGCGGAGCGCTTCCTGCTGGAAAACTGGGCGCAGGACTAG